CAGTTTTGTTCAGAAGAGTACGCATTACTTCAACAGCAGCGCCATCGGCAGCGTTTTTATCACCACGGCCAAGCCATTTGTAACCAGCCAGTGCGGCACCTTCAGTAACTCGAGAAAAAGCCATTGCTAGATCGCGTTTCATATTTGCTCCGAATAATCGATGAATGGATAAAAATCGCGAAGATTTTATCACAACAAAAAAGGAAACGTTTGCTTTTTAGGTGAAAGAGTTATTTTTGATGAAATTTAAAGAAGATAATGGGACTAAAAATCATGTGGTTGAACTCAAATAATCAGGCTAAATTTCTAGTTTTAGTATGAGGTTCGTTTTAATCTTAAGAAATAAGGTCAGATGTTGGTTAAAACTGTCTTTTTTTTGTTCATATAATGCAATTTAATGAATAACACTATGGCAGAATTGCAATTGCTGAGTAGAATAGAAAACAAGTTTCGCAGGGAATCAATAATGCCCCTGCATTTCAATTAGAATTACAGTTAAGGTGGCAGGAATGTCTTTAGAAATATTAGAACAACTAGAAGCTAAAGTTCAGATGGCAGTAGATACAATCGCACTGCTACAAATGGAAGTTGAAGAATTAAAAGAAACGAACGCAGAGCTAACTCAAAATCTTGAGCAAGCAAATAACGGTCGTTCTGAAGTTGAGCAAGAAGCTCAGAAAGCACGTGATGAGCAAGCTAGTTTTGAAGCTCGCATCCGTGGTTTATTAGG
The Aliivibrio salmonicida LFI1238 genome window above contains:
- the zapB gene encoding cell division protein ZapB; translated protein: MSLEILEQLEAKVQMAVDTIALLQMEVEELKETNAELTQNLEQANNGRSEVEQEAQKARDEQASFEARIRGLLGKMEEVE